The following DNA comes from Alnus glutinosa chromosome 6, dhAlnGlut1.1, whole genome shotgun sequence.
TAtaggttctcttgtatacttcccgtgtataagggttgcgcccctctgcgcttttacttatataaaaaaaaaaaattactagcattttgtttatatttttagaagagattatcatttttttttttgaataagattaTCGTTTTTATTGGTTACTTGTTGCTTTGACCAGTATAATTACGTCATATTATAGAAATAATGTTATActtatcatataattaattatagtaATAACCGTTAAAAATGACGCCCGACCCCCAAACTGTATGGCCCATAAATAACATTAACATATTATCTTATAATAATATGTTTCCTTTTAGAAGcgtatataattatatttatttatttatttatttgacctAGGGAATGCTACTTATTAGGCCGACCATTACATAAGAGCGACGAAGGCGAGCAGCCCCTGTAAAAATAGCAAACGCCCTACTTTTTAGCCTATTCCCCCCTCcccttttaatttaatttaatttaatttaattttatccaCCAACTTGAACGCTTATAAAATGGCATAATAATACACATTAATTCAACATACATATATTCTCAAAATGGCTTGCAATTCTACAATTTTCCTCTTTCTTGTGGCCGTGTTTCTGGGTCTCCTTGCGTTTGCGAGTGGAGATGCAGCACTAATAAATAATGTTTGCGGAAAGACTGCAAACCCAGGGTCTTGCCACAAGTGCTTTAACGAGTACACCCGAAGCTCCGGCGAGGATGTTAAGGCCTTGGGACGCACATCCATCGACTGTGCTAGTTCTCAGTCCCTAAATGTCATGAGTGACGTAGGTAACCATGTGGCCACGGCCACAAATAAAGAGAAGGAAGCATACGTTGATTGCTCGTTGAAGCTGCAAACTGGGGATCAGAAAATCGCGAGTGCACTC
Coding sequences within:
- the LOC133870524 gene encoding pectinesterase inhibitor 2-like — translated: MACNSTIFLFLVAVFLGLLAFASGDAALINNVCGKTANPGSCHKCFNEYTRSSGEDVKALGRTSIDCASSQSLNVMSDVGNHVATATNKEKEAYVDCSLKLQTGDQKIASALQSWQTGHYVDAGNLLLDALQAARDCSAGLQKFNPPPSVGDGLTTLQGFCEAANGVLRQIH